The following are encoded together in the Mycolicibacterium arabiense genome:
- a CDS encoding response regulator: MNAVRVVVADDDVLLREGLSSLLERSGFDVVGQAGDATGLLDLVRDTRPALAVVDIRMPPSHSTEGLDAAKTIREQWPDVAILVLSSHIDVDHAMELLAGGHSIGYLLKSRVTDVADFVDTVGRIANGAAVVDPALVAELVSARRRDDPLEALSAREREVLTLMAEGLSNAGIGRRIWVTEGTVEKHVRSILTKLNLPETGDDHRRVRAVILYLDSL; the protein is encoded by the coding sequence ATGAACGCCGTACGAGTAGTGGTCGCCGACGACGACGTCCTGCTGCGGGAGGGGCTGTCCAGCCTTCTCGAGCGATCCGGTTTCGACGTGGTGGGTCAGGCGGGTGACGCGACGGGTCTGCTCGATCTGGTCCGCGACACCCGGCCTGCCCTGGCGGTGGTCGACATCAGGATGCCCCCGTCGCACAGCACCGAGGGCCTCGATGCGGCGAAGACGATTCGCGAGCAGTGGCCCGACGTCGCGATCCTGGTGCTCTCGTCGCACATCGACGTCGATCACGCCATGGAACTGCTGGCCGGCGGACACTCGATCGGTTACCTGTTGAAGAGTCGGGTGACCGACGTGGCCGACTTCGTCGACACCGTCGGACGCATCGCGAACGGCGCCGCGGTGGTCGATCCGGCCCTGGTCGCCGAACTCGTGTCGGCCCGGCGGCGCGACGACCCGCTGGAAGCGCTCAGTGCCCGCGAACGCGAGGTGCTCACGTTGATGGCCGAGGGGTTGTCGAACGCGGGCATCGGGCGCCGGATCTGGGTCACCGAGGGCACGGTGGAGAAGCACGTGCGCAGCATCCTGACCAAGCTGAACCTGCCCGAGACCGGCGACGATCACCGCCGGGTGCGTGCGGTCATCCTGTACCTCGACTCGCTCTGA
- a CDS encoding Rieske (2Fe-2S) protein encodes MPVELTPPSRRTVLACAGLGIAATTLTACSTYGDKPQPQSAAPNGGAPAALAATADVPVGSGVILDDVVLTQPTAGVFRAFSVRCPHAGCSVSEITDGNIVCPCHGSRFDLEGAVVNGPAASALSPKAVTVQGDSIVEG; translated from the coding sequence GTGCCCGTCGAACTCACCCCACCATCGAGGCGCACCGTCCTGGCGTGCGCCGGCCTCGGCATCGCCGCCACGACCCTCACCGCCTGCAGCACCTACGGCGACAAGCCACAGCCGCAGTCGGCAGCGCCGAACGGCGGTGCCCCCGCGGCGCTGGCGGCCACGGCCGACGTGCCGGTCGGCTCGGGCGTCATCCTCGACGACGTCGTGCTGACCCAACCGACCGCCGGAGTCTTCAGGGCGTTCTCGGTCCGCTGCCCGCATGCAGGGTGCTCGGTATCCGAGATCACCGATGGCAACATCGTCTGCCCGTGCCACGGCAGCCGCTTCGACCTCGAGGGCGCGGTCGTCAACGGCCCGGCCGCGTCGGCACTGTCACCCAAGGCCGTGACCGTGCAGGGCGACTCGATCGTCGAGGGCTAG
- a CDS encoding VOC family protein: protein MRFELLSPTVEIGLVTTDLDAMVAFYEGFLGLESQGDIEFVGGRQRRYVLGASVLKLVTYDSPPAAPVAPGGGHAQAGLRYFTIGINGLRAAAEAFEAAGHEVVEPPTEFAPVPGMGWMFVADPDGNSIELFGTL from the coding sequence GTGAGATTCGAACTGCTCAGCCCCACCGTCGAGATCGGGTTGGTGACCACCGACCTCGATGCGATGGTCGCCTTCTACGAGGGCTTCCTCGGCCTGGAATCGCAGGGCGACATCGAGTTCGTCGGGGGCAGACAGCGGCGGTACGTGCTGGGCGCCAGTGTGCTAAAGCTCGTCACGTACGACTCACCGCCTGCGGCACCGGTGGCACCGGGCGGTGGCCATGCCCAGGCGGGGCTGCGGTACTTCACGATCGGCATCAACGGACTCCGGGCGGCCGCCGAGGCGTTCGAGGCCGCCGGGCACGAGGTCGTCGAGCCGCCGACGGAGTTCGCGCCGGTGCCCGGGATGGGCTGGATGTTCGTCGCCGATCCCGATGGCAATTCGATCGAGCTGTTCGGAACGCTCTGA
- a CDS encoding amidase: protein MDLNSALELADVDAVGQAALVAAGDVSAVELLDAAILRVEATRGLNAVITDLFDRGRSHATQLDESGVLRGDDLGPLAGVPFLLKDLGASLAGAPEAMGSRALRTHVATESAWIVDHYLQAGLVPFGKTNTPEWGNHCTTEPSLYGPTVNPWSPDATPGGSSGGSAAAVAAGVVPAASGGDGTGSIRVPASCCGLVGLKPRRGRTSFAPGAGHGLEGLVNEHALTRTVRDSAALLDAVTGSAPGDPYSAPLPTTPFLLSIANDPGPQRILTTTESPFPGATTHPDVIAGVDAVARTLAGLGHRIETGSPTIDPDAVADAIAVLHTVSNVQLHALATEHLGREPHEDEFEASTWVMVREGFGTTGLAYAEAIAAVHAQTRRFATGMAGHDVLLVPTLLTPPPPYALLDQPRGTTRKFFDVEFATTGWTTLANVTGWAAISLPLATTADGLPVGVQLMAADEAVLLQLAAQLEDAMPWRDRKPAGWVSG from the coding sequence ATGGATCTGAACTCCGCGCTGGAACTGGCCGACGTCGACGCAGTCGGGCAGGCGGCGCTGGTGGCCGCGGGTGACGTCAGCGCCGTCGAACTGCTCGACGCCGCGATCCTGCGGGTCGAGGCGACGCGCGGCCTGAACGCCGTCATCACCGACCTGTTCGACCGCGGCCGCTCCCACGCCACCCAACTCGACGAGTCCGGCGTGCTGCGCGGCGACGACCTCGGACCCCTGGCGGGTGTGCCGTTCCTGCTCAAGGACCTCGGTGCCTCGCTCGCAGGCGCTCCCGAGGCGATGGGATCTCGGGCGCTGCGCACCCACGTCGCCACCGAGTCGGCGTGGATCGTCGACCACTACCTGCAGGCCGGCCTGGTCCCGTTCGGCAAGACGAACACCCCGGAGTGGGGCAACCACTGCACGACCGAGCCCTCGCTCTACGGCCCGACCGTCAACCCGTGGTCGCCCGACGCGACGCCCGGAGGCTCCAGCGGCGGATCGGCGGCGGCCGTCGCCGCGGGCGTGGTCCCTGCGGCCTCCGGCGGCGACGGCACGGGGTCGATCCGGGTGCCCGCATCGTGCTGCGGCCTCGTCGGGCTCAAACCGCGCCGCGGCCGTACGTCGTTCGCGCCCGGCGCCGGGCACGGGCTCGAGGGACTGGTCAACGAGCATGCGCTCACCCGGACCGTCCGCGACAGCGCGGCCCTGCTGGACGCCGTGACCGGGTCGGCACCCGGTGACCCGTACAGCGCGCCGCTGCCCACGACGCCGTTCCTGCTGTCCATCGCGAACGACCCCGGCCCGCAACGCATCCTGACGACCACCGAGTCGCCGTTCCCCGGGGCGACGACCCACCCCGACGTGATCGCAGGCGTCGACGCCGTGGCCAGGACGCTGGCCGGCCTCGGGCACCGCATCGAAACGGGTTCCCCCACAATAGATCCCGACGCCGTGGCCGATGCGATCGCCGTACTGCACACCGTGAGCAACGTCCAACTCCACGCGCTCGCCACCGAGCACCTCGGCCGCGAACCCCACGAGGACGAGTTCGAGGCGAGCACGTGGGTCATGGTTCGCGAGGGGTTCGGTACCACCGGGCTCGCCTACGCCGAGGCCATCGCCGCGGTGCACGCCCAGACCCGCCGATTCGCCACCGGCATGGCGGGTCACGACGTACTGCTGGTGCCCACGCTCCTGACCCCGCCGCCGCCGTATGCGCTGCTCGACCAGCCCCGCGGTACGACGCGGAAGTTCTTCGACGTCGAGTTCGCGACGACGGGATGGACGACGCTCGCCAACGTCACCGGCTGGGCCGCGATCTCGCTGCCGCTCGCGACCACCGCCGACGGCCTGCCGGTCGGCGTGCAGTTGATGGCGGCCGACGAGGCGGTGCTCCTGCAACTCGCCGCACAACTCGAGGACGCCATGCCGTGGCGCGACCGCAAGCCGGCAGGCTGGGTGTCCGGTTGA
- a CDS encoding nitroreductase family protein, with protein MADLVADVWEVMSTARTIRRFTDEPVGDDVLGRCLEAATWAPSGANAQAWRFVVLRSPEQRAVVAQAASQALTVIEEAYSLTRPAADDDSHRARNDRATYELHDRAGEFTSVLFVQRRLRLASDMLLGGSIFPAMQNFLLAARAQGLGACLTSWASYGGEPLLRDAIGVPEDWMLAGHVVVGWPKGRHGPVRRRPWQTAVNADRWDAPAPGIT; from the coding sequence ATGGCCGACCTGGTGGCGGACGTCTGGGAGGTCATGTCGACCGCGCGGACCATCCGGCGGTTCACCGACGAACCGGTCGGCGACGACGTCCTCGGACGCTGTCTCGAGGCCGCCACCTGGGCGCCTTCGGGGGCCAACGCGCAGGCGTGGCGGTTCGTCGTGCTGCGGTCACCCGAGCAGCGCGCGGTCGTGGCGCAGGCGGCGAGTCAGGCGCTCACGGTGATCGAGGAGGCGTACAGCCTGACGCGGCCCGCCGCCGACGACGACTCCCACCGCGCCCGCAACGACAGGGCCACCTACGAACTGCACGATCGGGCGGGCGAGTTCACGTCGGTGCTGTTCGTGCAACGGCGTCTGCGTCTGGCGTCGGACATGCTGCTCGGCGGATCGATCTTCCCGGCGATGCAGAACTTCCTGCTGGCAGCCCGCGCACAGGGTCTCGGCGCCTGCCTGACCAGCTGGGCCTCCTACGGCGGCGAGCCCCTGCTGCGCGACGCAATCGGGGTGCCGGAGGACTGGATGCTCGCCGGGCACGTGGTGGTCGGCTGGCCCAAGGGCAGGCACGGCCCGGTGCGCAGGCGGCCGTGGCAGACGGCGGTCAACGCCGACCGGTGGGACGCGCCGGCGCCCGGCATCACCTAG
- a CDS encoding alpha/beta fold hydrolase: MAMSIERPKLEGNVAVGADRQIGFAEFGDPQGRAVFWLHGTPGARRQIPVEARAYAEAKRIRLIGVDRPGIGSSTPHQYPNVLAFADDLRTIADVLGIDQMAVIGLSGGGPYALGCAAAMPDRIVVTGILGGVAPTVGAERIGGGLMGFGSRVAPALPFIGLPLRLAAVGLVHAIRPIAPVALHAYAAVSPEADRRLLLRPEFGAMFLDDLLNGSRKQLSAPFADVAVFAKEWGFQLEEVKVPVRWWHGDADHIVPFAHGQHVVARLPDAELFTLPGESHLGGLGVAEEILGSIIDLWDSVDAER, from the coding sequence ATGGCCATGTCAATCGAGCGCCCCAAGTTGGAAGGCAACGTCGCCGTCGGGGCCGACCGTCAGATCGGTTTCGCCGAGTTCGGTGATCCGCAGGGCCGTGCCGTCTTCTGGCTGCACGGCACTCCCGGCGCCCGCCGCCAGATACCCGTCGAGGCGCGCGCATACGCCGAGGCCAAGCGGATCCGGCTGATCGGCGTCGACCGCCCGGGCATCGGATCGTCGACACCGCACCAGTACCCCAACGTGCTGGCCTTCGCCGACGACCTGCGCACCATTGCCGACGTCCTGGGCATCGATCAGATGGCGGTCATCGGACTGTCCGGCGGCGGCCCGTACGCGCTGGGGTGCGCTGCGGCGATGCCCGATCGCATCGTCGTGACCGGCATCCTCGGCGGCGTCGCACCCACCGTCGGTGCCGAGCGCATCGGCGGCGGACTCATGGGCTTCGGGTCGAGGGTCGCTCCCGCACTGCCCTTCATCGGACTACCGCTGCGGCTGGCCGCCGTCGGCCTGGTCCACGCCATCCGGCCGATCGCGCCCGTGGCCCTGCACGCATACGCCGCGGTGTCACCGGAGGCCGACCGGCGTCTCCTCCTTCGGCCGGAGTTCGGCGCGATGTTCCTCGACGACCTGCTCAACGGCAGCCGCAAGCAGCTGTCCGCGCCGTTCGCCGACGTCGCCGTGTTCGCCAAGGAGTGGGGTTTCCAGCTCGAGGAGGTGAAGGTGCCGGTGCGCTGGTGGCACGGCGACGCCGACCACATCGTGCCCTTCGCCCACGGCCAGCACGTCGTCGCGCGTCTGCCCGACGCCGAACTGTTCACCTTGCCGGGCGAGAGTCACCTCGGCGGTCTGGGCGTCGCCGAGGAGATCCTCGGCAGCATCATCGACCTGTGGGACTCCGTCGACGCCGAACGGTGA
- a CDS encoding response regulator transcription factor, which translates to MRCLIVDDSANFRDAAASMLERAGIEVVGVASTADEALSQYRELRPDVTLVDVNLGTESGFDVVDRLHATEDPAPSTILISTHSEHDFADMIAASPALGFVPKFALSPGAILGLLGGT; encoded by the coding sequence GTGCGCTGCCTGATCGTCGACGACAGCGCCAACTTCCGCGACGCCGCCGCCAGCATGCTCGAGCGCGCCGGAATCGAGGTCGTCGGGGTGGCCAGCACCGCCGACGAGGCGCTGTCCCAATACCGCGAGCTCCGGCCCGACGTCACCCTCGTCGACGTCAACCTCGGAACCGAGAGCGGGTTCGACGTCGTCGACCGCCTGCACGCCACCGAAGATCCCGCACCGTCGACGATCCTGATCTCGACGCACTCCGAACACGACTTCGCCGACATGATCGCCGCGAGCCCGGCGCTGGGCTTCGTGCCGAAGTTCGCGCTGTCCCCCGGCGCGATCCTCGGCCTCCTGGGCGGGACCTGA
- a CDS encoding TerC family protein produces MNVSSIEWIITLSVTVAVLLFDVVMIARRPHEPTLRECAIALSVYVGAAVAFGLWIWFFHGSDFGIEFYAGWLTEYSLSVDNLFIFLIIMASFNVPKKYQQEALMVGIILALIFRGIFIALGAVAINQFSWIFYIFGAFLVYTAVGLVRDSDHDDDGDNAVVKFARTHFTLTDKWDGLRLWIKEDGKRLMTPMFLVIVSLGTTDLLFALDSIPAIYGLTQEPYLVFTANVFALMGLRQLYFLLGGLLKRLVYLSYGLAFILAFIGVKLVLHALHENELPFINGGEHVAVPEIPTLASLGVIIVTLAITTAASLWKTRKDDKAADAEDAAPDTTSAATPEPSKPTSDPS; encoded by the coding sequence TTGAACGTATCCAGCATCGAGTGGATCATCACGCTCAGCGTGACGGTCGCCGTCCTGCTGTTCGACGTGGTGATGATCGCCCGCCGACCCCACGAACCCACACTGCGCGAATGCGCGATCGCCCTGTCGGTGTACGTGGGCGCCGCAGTCGCCTTCGGCCTGTGGATCTGGTTCTTCCACGGCAGCGACTTCGGCATCGAGTTCTATGCCGGCTGGCTGACGGAGTACAGCCTCTCGGTCGACAACCTGTTCATCTTCCTGATCATCATGGCCAGCTTCAACGTGCCGAAGAAGTACCAGCAGGAAGCCCTCATGGTGGGCATCATCCTGGCGCTGATCTTCCGCGGCATCTTCATCGCCCTCGGCGCGGTGGCCATCAACCAGTTCTCCTGGATCTTCTACATCTTCGGCGCGTTCCTCGTGTACACCGCCGTCGGCCTGGTCCGCGACAGCGACCACGACGACGACGGTGACAACGCCGTGGTGAAGTTCGCCCGCACCCACTTCACGCTCACCGACAAGTGGGACGGGCTGCGGCTGTGGATCAAGGAGGACGGCAAGCGTCTGATGACGCCGATGTTCCTCGTCATCGTGTCGCTCGGCACCACCGACCTGCTGTTCGCCCTGGACTCGATCCCCGCGATCTACGGCCTGACGCAGGAGCCCTACCTCGTCTTCACCGCGAACGTCTTCGCGCTGATGGGCCTGCGCCAGCTCTACTTCCTGCTGGGCGGCCTGCTCAAGCGTCTGGTCTACCTGTCCTACGGGCTCGCGTTCATCCTGGCGTTCATCGGCGTCAAGCTGGTGCTGCACGCGCTGCACGAGAACGAGCTGCCGTTCATCAACGGCGGCGAGCACGTCGCGGTGCCCGAGATCCCCACGCTGGCCAGCCTCGGGGTCATCATCGTCACGCTGGCGATCACGACCGCCGCCAGCCTGTGGAAGACGCGCAAGGACGACAAGGCGGCAGACGCCGAGGACGCGGCACCGGACACCACCTCCGCGGCGACGCCCGAGCCCAGCAAGCCCACCTCGGACCCCAGCTAG
- a CDS encoding GAF domain-containing sensor histidine kinase, producing the protein MTERGEPTDTRRSLRSRLLAVVLRPDARPLSWGIVVAVGFLVAETAVVLFLGRVAPENAFGAIFLLGVLVVSAGWNFGLAIATSIASTLVYLYFHMDGVAAALFVFLPLALLANVLAGQARLRAAESERRRREADALARQQAALRRVATVVARGAEPAEVYPVAVAELARGLGVEHVTLLTFEGDDHCVVTAAAEVEGTPNLAVGERLSLDGDSVTLRVRDTGAPARIDDYAGVAGSIAERLRGLGLHSGVGSPVTVDGSTRGALVVGSTGTAPLPPETEDRVCDFADLIGTAIGNAETRAQLQASRARVVTAADQARRGIERDLHDGAQQRIVSLGLGLRTLEASIPESDAALRKQVENLINGMADLYTELQELSRGIHPAILSKGGLGPALKTLSRRSVVPVGLQLEVNRRLPESIEVAAYYVVAESLVNVAKHAKASAVDVRAELDDHELRLVVVDDGVGGASTGGGSGLIGLRDRVEAVSGRLDVASRAGVGTTVTARIPVPAQ; encoded by the coding sequence ATGACAGAGCGCGGAGAACCCACCGACACGCGGCGGTCACTGCGCAGTCGCCTGCTGGCAGTGGTGCTGCGCCCCGACGCGCGCCCGCTGAGCTGGGGGATCGTCGTCGCCGTCGGCTTCCTGGTCGCCGAGACGGCCGTCGTGCTGTTCCTCGGCCGGGTGGCGCCAGAGAACGCGTTCGGCGCCATCTTCCTGCTCGGCGTGCTCGTCGTGTCCGCGGGCTGGAACTTCGGCTTGGCGATCGCCACGTCCATCGCGAGCACCCTGGTGTACCTGTACTTCCACATGGACGGGGTGGCGGCGGCGCTGTTCGTGTTCCTGCCGCTGGCGCTGCTCGCCAACGTGCTGGCGGGGCAGGCGCGGCTGCGGGCGGCCGAATCCGAGCGGCGCCGTCGCGAGGCCGACGCGCTGGCACGTCAGCAGGCCGCGCTGCGCAGGGTGGCGACCGTCGTCGCGCGCGGCGCCGAGCCGGCCGAGGTGTATCCGGTGGCCGTGGCCGAACTCGCCAGGGGCCTCGGCGTCGAACACGTGACGCTGCTGACGTTCGAGGGGGACGACCACTGCGTGGTGACCGCGGCCGCCGAGGTCGAGGGCACGCCCAATCTCGCGGTGGGGGAGCGTCTCTCGCTCGACGGGGACAGTGTCACCTTGCGGGTGCGCGACACCGGCGCACCGGCCCGCATCGACGACTACGCGGGCGTGGCGGGCTCGATAGCCGAGCGGCTTCGCGGGTTGGGTTTGCACTCGGGAGTCGGTTCCCCCGTGACCGTGGACGGCTCGACGAGGGGCGCACTGGTCGTGGGCTCGACGGGCACGGCGCCGCTGCCACCGGAGACCGAGGACAGGGTGTGCGACTTCGCCGACCTGATCGGGACCGCGATCGGCAATGCGGAGACCCGCGCCCAGCTGCAGGCGTCGCGCGCGCGGGTCGTGACGGCAGCCGATCAGGCCCGCCGCGGCATCGAACGGGATCTGCACGACGGTGCGCAGCAACGGATCGTATCGCTGGGCCTCGGGCTGCGGACGCTCGAGGCCTCCATTCCCGAGTCCGACGCGGCGCTGCGCAAGCAGGTCGAGAACCTCATCAACGGCATGGCCGATCTGTACACCGAGCTGCAGGAGCTGTCGCGGGGCATCCACCCGGCGATCCTGTCGAAGGGCGGACTCGGGCCCGCACTCAAGACGCTGTCCCGACGCTCGGTGGTCCCGGTGGGTCTCCAGCTCGAGGTGAATCGCCGACTGCCGGAGTCGATCGAGGTGGCCGCTTACTACGTCGTGGCGGAATCCCTGGTCAACGTCGCCAAGCACGCCAAGGCCTCGGCCGTCGACGTGCGTGCCGAACTCGACGACCACGAGTTGCGTCTTGTCGTCGTCGACGACGGGGTGGGTGGCGCGTCGACCGGCGGTGGCAGCGGCCTGATCGGTCTCCGGGACCGGGTGGAAGCGGTGTCGGGCCGGCTCGACGTCGCGAGCCGGGCAGGCGTCGGCACCACCGTCACCGCACGCATTCCCGTTCCCGCACAGTGA
- a CDS encoding DUF6529 family protein, which produces MTTSESPTVARPVASSRGGVAVVVAVLAGSAVAVAMGVFGSVHDPRFFAINVAGFSSGSAVKTWTASLSLGLALFQFGSAFAMYGLLRRGHIPRWLGTAHVWSGRLAVLASVPVAVHCLYALGFQSTDARVLFHSLFGCFFYGVFVTKMLLLTRSGLRPWVIPVVGGLTFFGLVFIWLTSALWFFQTSGVTL; this is translated from the coding sequence GTGACGACCAGCGAGTCACCGACCGTCGCCCGACCGGTGGCGTCGAGTCGCGGCGGGGTGGCCGTCGTCGTCGCGGTGCTGGCCGGATCCGCCGTGGCGGTGGCGATGGGCGTGTTCGGATCCGTCCACGACCCGCGCTTCTTCGCGATCAACGTCGCCGGCTTCTCCAGCGGTTCGGCCGTCAAGACCTGGACCGCATCGCTGTCCCTCGGCCTCGCGCTGTTCCAGTTCGGGTCGGCCTTCGCGATGTACGGGCTGCTCCGCAGGGGCCACATCCCCCGCTGGCTCGGCACGGCCCACGTCTGGTCGGGGCGGCTCGCGGTGCTGGCCAGCGTCCCGGTCGCCGTGCACTGCCTCTACGCGCTGGGCTTCCAGTCGACCGACGCCCGCGTGCTGTTCCACTCGCTGTTCGGCTGCTTCTTCTACGGCGTGTTCGTCACGAAGATGCTGCTGCTCACCCGAAGCGGGCTCCGGCCGTGGGTCATCCCCGTCGTCGGCGGGCTGACCTTCTTCGGTCTCGTCTTCATCTGGTTGACCTCCGCGCTCTGGTTCTTTCAGACCAGCGGCGTCACGCTGTAG
- the yaaA gene encoding peroxide stress protein YaaA, translating into MIVLLPPSETKRAGGDGPPLRLDALGAPELGPVRATLVDELVALAADRPASRRALGISASQDAEIDRNAHLLASPTMPAIHRYTGVLYDALDVESLKGAAAVRARARLAIGSALFGLLRADDAIPAYRLSAGSKLPGGGTMAARWKPVLEPVLAALARDELVVDLRSGAYASLGRVPGAVDVDVVSERPDGSRAVVSHFNKAHKGRLARALVASRAEPDDAGRVAAVARRVGMAVERSGNALTVVVPA; encoded by the coding sequence GTGATCGTGCTGTTGCCGCCGTCGGAGACCAAGCGCGCCGGCGGCGACGGCCCACCCCTGCGTCTCGACGCGTTGGGCGCGCCCGAGCTGGGACCGGTGCGCGCGACGCTGGTCGACGAGTTGGTCGCCCTGGCGGCCGACCGGCCCGCCAGCCGTCGGGCGTTGGGCATCTCCGCCTCGCAGGACGCCGAGATCGACCGCAACGCACACCTGCTCGCGTCGCCGACCATGCCTGCGATCCACCGCTACACCGGCGTGCTGTACGACGCCCTCGACGTGGAGTCGCTCAAGGGTGCCGCGGCCGTGCGGGCACGGGCACGGCTCGCGATCGGCTCGGCGCTGTTCGGACTGTTGCGCGCCGACGACGCGATCCCGGCCTACCGGCTGTCGGCGGGGTCCAAGCTGCCCGGTGGCGGAACCATGGCCGCCCGCTGGAAGCCGGTGCTCGAACCCGTGCTCGCCGCGCTGGCCCGCGACGAACTCGTCGTCGACCTCCGGTCGGGCGCCTACGCCTCGCTGGGGCGGGTGCCGGGAGCGGTGGACGTCGACGTCGTGTCGGAGCGGCCCGACGGCAGCCGCGCCGTGGTGAGCCACTTCAACAAGGCGCACAAGGGGCGGCTGGCCCGCGCCCTGGTTGCTTCGCGGGCCGAACCGGACGACGCCGGACGCGTCGCGGCCGTCGCCCGCCGGGTCGGCATGGCCGTCGAACGCAGCGGCAACGCGCTGACGGTCGTCGTACCCGCGTAG
- a CDS encoding alkaline phosphatase family protein produces MSHPSPDAHLPHLADVVPAVLTAMGATGFRSEIALPADVTGACVLLIDGLGADLLDAHAADAPVMSGMRGRTLGVGFPSTTAAGLAAVGTGRRSGEHGMVGYTFRLPDTGVVNALTWREHPWGEDLRERAKPERVQPRSTNFERAATAGVRVRVVSDARFADSGLTRAVLRGGRYVGVHAMGDLAATVRSTVAAGGFCYGYHADLDMLGHLHGPGSDAWRMQLRQVDRLVESVVDGLPPGGLLAVVADHGMVGVDAADAVDVDASPALLDGVLDVGGEARARHLYVRDGAVDSVLDTWRSTLADKAWVVTRDEAIAAGWFGPKVTDDVRSRIGDVIAAASGQATLVRRATEPVESAFLGHHGSLTAAEQRVPLLLAHRDLG; encoded by the coding sequence GTGTCCCACCCCTCGCCCGACGCCCACCTGCCCCACCTCGCCGACGTGGTGCCCGCCGTGCTCACCGCGATGGGCGCCACCGGGTTCCGCAGCGAGATCGCACTACCCGCCGACGTCACCGGTGCCTGCGTACTGCTGATCGACGGACTCGGAGCCGACCTGCTCGACGCCCACGCCGCCGACGCCCCCGTCATGTCGGGCATGCGGGGTCGCACCCTGGGCGTCGGGTTCCCCTCGACGACCGCCGCGGGGCTGGCCGCGGTGGGCACCGGCCGCCGGTCCGGTGAACACGGCATGGTCGGCTACACCTTCCGGCTGCCCGACACCGGCGTCGTCAACGCCTTGACCTGGCGCGAGCACCCATGGGGCGAGGACCTGCGTGAGCGGGCGAAACCCGAACGCGTGCAACCTCGTTCGACGAACTTCGAACGCGCGGCGACGGCGGGCGTTCGGGTCCGGGTGGTCTCCGACGCCCGGTTCGCCGACTCCGGGCTGACGCGCGCGGTCCTGCGCGGTGGCCGGTACGTCGGCGTCCACGCCATGGGCGATCTCGCGGCGACCGTGCGCTCCACGGTCGCAGCCGGCGGTTTCTGCTACGGCTACCACGCCGACCTCGACATGCTCGGCCACCTGCACGGTCCCGGCTCCGACGCGTGGCGGATGCAGCTGCGCCAGGTCGACCGTCTCGTCGAGTCGGTGGTCGACGGGCTACCACCGGGCGGCCTGCTCGCAGTCGTCGCCGACCACGGCATGGTCGGCGTCGACGCGGCCGACGCGGTCGACGTCGACGCCTCCCCCGCGCTGCTCGACGGCGTGCTCGACGTCGGCGGCGAGGCGCGGGCGCGGCACCTCTACGTCCGCGACGGCGCGGTCGACAGCGTCCTCGACACCTGGCGGTCGACCCTGGCAGATAAGGCCTGGGTGGTCACCCGCGACGAGGCCATCGCGGCAGGGTGGTTCGGGCCGAAGGTGACCGACGACGTCCGCTCACGCATCGGCGACGTGATCGCCGCGGCCTCGGGCCAGGCCACGCTCGTTCGGCGCGCCACCGAGCCCGTCGAATCCGCGTTCCTCGGACACCACGGGTCGCTGACCGCCGCAGAGCAGCGCGTCCCCCTCCTGCTGGCACACCGGGACCTCGGTTAA